In Clostridium sp. DL-VIII, the following proteins share a genomic window:
- a CDS encoding family 43 glycosylhydrolase — protein MNKQGFNPYLPSWEYIPDGEPYVFGDRVYIYGSHDRFNGYAYCLNDYVCWSAPVDNLADWRYEGVILKATDVENNEDRDSCLYAPDVAVGQDGRYYLYYVDSKRSIVSVAVCNTPAGKYEFYGYVHYSDGTYLGNREWDEPQFDPGVLREGDRTYLYTGFCAGGDKSRSGAMATVLGPDMLTIIEEPVIIVPSEPYSKGSGFEGFEFFEAPSIRKNGDTYYFVYSSISMHELCYATSKHPTKDFKYGGVIISNNDLHISSYKPAEKPMFYGGNNHGSIIEINGQWYIFYHRHTNGTNFSRQGCMEKIEILPSGIIPQVEMTSCGSNDGPLKGHGEYPAYLACNLFCMEESVYTDFTASWMNNQFPKITQDGKDGDEEIGYIANMKESATAGFKYFDCKDIRKVKIKARGYAKGDFEVKTSWNGPSLGKISIGFSNVWKEYSSDIVIPDGIEAIYITFTGDGSASLASFALE, from the coding sequence ATGAATAAACAAGGCTTTAATCCTTATCTTCCATCGTGGGAATATATCCCTGACGGAGAACCTTATGTTTTTGGCGACAGAGTCTATATATATGGATCTCATGATCGTTTTAACGGATATGCATATTGTTTAAATGACTATGTGTGTTGGTCTGCACCGGTGGACAACCTTGCGGATTGGCGTTATGAAGGTGTTATTTTAAAAGCTACCGATGTTGAAAATAATGAAGACCGTGATAGTTGTCTATACGCTCCGGATGTTGCAGTAGGACAAGACGGCAGATATTATTTATACTATGTTGACAGTAAGCGTTCTATCGTTTCTGTTGCTGTATGTAATACACCAGCAGGCAAATATGAATTTTATGGATATGTTCATTATTCTGACGGAACATATCTTGGAAATAGGGAGTGGGATGAGCCTCAATTTGACCCTGGAGTACTTAGAGAGGGAGACAGAACCTATCTGTATACAGGTTTTTGTGCAGGAGGGGATAAATCTAGAAGTGGAGCTATGGCTACAGTACTTGGCCCAGATATGTTGACAATTATTGAAGAACCTGTAATTATCGTGCCAAGTGAACCTTATAGTAAAGGCTCAGGCTTTGAAGGTTTCGAATTTTTTGAAGCTCCATCAATTAGAAAGAATGGAGATACGTACTATTTTGTATATTCCTCTATATCAATGCACGAATTATGCTATGCTACCAGTAAACATCCAACGAAGGACTTTAAATACGGAGGAGTAATTATAAGTAATAATGATCTTCATATCAGCTCTTATAAGCCGGCTGAAAAACCAATGTTTTATGGTGGCAACAATCATGGAAGTATAATTGAAATTAATGGACAATGGTATATTTTCTATCATAGACACACTAACGGAACCAATTTCAGCAGACAGGGGTGCATGGAGAAAATTGAAATTTTACCGAGTGGAATAATTCCGCAGGTGGAAATGACTTCATGCGGTTCGAATGATGGGCCGCTAAAGGGACATGGAGAATATCCAGCTTATCTTGCATGCAATTTGTTCTGCATGGAAGAATCTGTTTATACTGATTTTACAGCATCATGGATGAATAATCAGTTTCCAAAGATAACTCAGGATGGAAAAGACGGCGATGAAGAAATTGGATATATTGCTAATATGAAGGAGTCTGCGACTGCCGGTTTTAAATATTTTGATTGCAAGGACATAAGGAAAGTTAAAATTAAAGCCCGTGGATATGCAAAAGGTGACTTTGAAGTAAAAACATCATGGAACGGTCCATCTCTTGGAAAAATATCAATTGGATTTTCAAATGTGTGGAAAGAATATTCATCTGATATTGTAATCCCTGATGGAATTGAAGCAATATATATTACCTTTACAGGTGATGGAAGCGCAAGTCTTGCATCCTTTGCTTTAGAATAA
- a CDS encoding adenosine deaminase translates to MKDRFSNEFIDALEKEDIKALRGIPKADLHNHFALGGNREYIREVTEIEIPYYKGILKSMDDMHKWNSIYLGERFNNREMRKLQIDATFVQANLDGIKILEIGEDVWGLGEFFNNDIEELINTFSESNKRFAPETELRLQIGLSRHCSIDYLLDCLENFWGRKEFYSIDLYGDELAQPIENFEPIYIKAKDNGLRLKAHIGEWGNADDIKKGVEILGLDEIQHGISAVESGKVIQYLIDNKIRLNITPTSNEKLGRVISICEHPIKELYRAGVDVTINSDDILIFDSDVSKEYLRLYKNHVLLAEELDSIRVNGLSK, encoded by the coding sequence ATGAAGGACAGATTTTCAAATGAATTCATAGATGCACTTGAAAAAGAAGATATAAAAGCTTTAAGGGGGATTCCAAAGGCTGATTTACATAATCATTTTGCACTTGGTGGAAATCGAGAATACATTAGAGAAGTTACAGAAATAGAAATACCATATTATAAAGGTATATTGAAATCTATGGATGATATGCATAAATGGAATAGCATATATTTAGGTGAGAGATTCAATAATAGGGAGATGAGAAAGCTACAAATTGATGCTACGTTTGTACAAGCTAATTTAGATGGAATTAAAATACTTGAAATCGGAGAAGATGTCTGGGGATTAGGAGAGTTTTTTAATAATGATATTGAAGAGCTTATTAATACTTTTTCGGAATCAAATAAGAGATTTGCACCAGAAACAGAGTTAAGACTACAAATAGGTCTTTCTAGACATTGTTCCATTGATTATTTATTAGATTGTTTAGAAAATTTTTGGGGAAGAAAAGAATTTTATTCAATTGATTTATATGGAGATGAATTAGCACAACCAATAGAAAATTTTGAACCTATATATATAAAGGCTAAGGATAATGGACTAAGATTAAAGGCACATATTGGTGAGTGGGGAAATGCTGATGATATAAAAAAAGGTGTTGAAATATTAGGGCTTGATGAAATTCAACATGGAATTTCGGCTGTGGAATCAGGTAAAGTTATACAGTATTTAATAGATAATAAAATAAGATTAAATATAACGCCTACAAGTAATGAGAAACTAGGTCGTGTAATATCTATATGTGAGCATCCAATTAAAGAATTATATAGAGCAGGAGTAGATGTAACTATTAATTCTGATGATATATTAATTTTTGATAGTGATGTTTCAAAGGAATATCTAAGATTATATAAAAACCATGTATTGTTAGCAGAAGAGCTTGACAGCATACGGGTAAATGGGTTAAGTAAGTGA
- a CDS encoding DUF2922 domain-containing protein — protein sequence MEYTLSMTFLTEAGEKSTLSISGVKSTLTKDEVNTLMDTIISKNIFLTNSGDLVKKSGAQLTQREVTKYEVA from the coding sequence ATGGAATATACTTTATCTATGACTTTTTTAACTGAAGCTGGTGAAAAGAGTACGTTAAGTATTTCTGGTGTTAAATCCACTCTTACTAAAGACGAAGTAAATACACTTATGGACACAATCATAAGTAAGAATATCTTTCTAACTAATTCTGGAGATTTAGTTAAAAAATCAGGTGCTCAATTGACTCAAAGAGAAGTTACTAAATATGAAGTAGCTTAA
- a CDS encoding DUF1659 domain-containing protein — protein sequence MPVTKVLNSASLSIEVQKDVDKAGDPIYAKKTFSSVRIDADAQNVYEVAEAIKLVLDANTRDFFITESSTLINA from the coding sequence ATGCCTGTAACTAAAGTTCTTAACTCTGCTTCACTTAGTATTGAAGTGCAAAAAGATGTTGATAAGGCCGGCGATCCAATTTATGCCAAAAAGACTTTTTCAAGTGTAAGAATTGATGCTGATGCTCAAAATGTCTATGAAGTTGCTGAAGCTATCAAATTAGTTTTGGATGCTAACACTAGAGATTTCTTCATAACTGAATCTTCTACTTTAATTAATGCTTAA
- a CDS encoding nitroreductase family protein: MKEIVDIAKWAPSWVNYQIARYTLVDDEAIIKELANEGVNGFVYNIDTLKNAKGVAVLSFVQGKSGKINEAYVTSKANVWEVFDAGIACQTFCLAAHAKGVGTCIMGVIDEKSISKIVNLPEEETVAALIVYGYEDGEHASQTLRKDTEEIMRFVDR; the protein is encoded by the coding sequence ATGAAAGAAATAGTTGATATAGCCAAATGGGCTCCATCATGGGTAAACTATCAAATAGCTAGATATACATTAGTTGATGATGAAGCAATAATTAAAGAGCTTGCAAATGAGGGCGTTAATGGATTTGTTTATAATATAGATACTTTAAAAAATGCAAAAGGTGTTGCAGTGTTAAGTTTTGTTCAAGGGAAAAGCGGTAAGATAAATGAGGCATATGTAACATCAAAAGCTAATGTTTGGGAAGTATTTGATGCAGGTATTGCATGTCAAACATTCTGTTTAGCAGCACATGCAAAAGGTGTTGGTACATGTATAATGGGAGTTATAGATGAAAAATCAATATCAAAAATAGTAAATTTACCAGAAGAAGAAACAGTAGCTGCACTTATAGTTTATGGTTATGAAGATGGAGAACATGCATCGCAAACTCTAAGAAAAGATACTGAAGAAATAATGCGTTTTGTAGATAG